A genomic window from Ischnura elegans chromosome 10, ioIscEleg1.1, whole genome shotgun sequence includes:
- the LOC124167330 gene encoding brachyurin-like, whose amino-acid sequence MRNSLQVLLSRKLEGKMVRLHIFLALAAFVAVEAATVPRLSGVRPKIDTLPDSLPWKASLKAKNYLTEKNSGSRIVGGQYAQEGQFPYQAALFIDNQEFCGGSIISSNWILTAGHCGSGAYSFVIILGSLSIQQGDPSQVVMQSNQGYTHPYFSMQTLQYDVSLIRVPQQIPMSPTISPISLSSSIVGAGQMAVVSGWGKTSDSGSISQTLKYTNLQTIDNNDCAQYYGGFLYDGNICCSSSEGTTCQGDSGGPLVIGGSQIGIVSFGGQSCLSTPPAFTRISYVMDWISQTANN is encoded by the exons ATGAGAAACTCTCTTCAGGTGCTTCTGTCTCGAAAGTTAGAAGGCAAAATGGTACGACTCCACATCTTCCTGGCTCTTGCAGCCTTTGTTGCAGTAGAG GCAGCAACTGTGCCAAGATTGTCTGGAGTCCGACCAAAAATAGATACACTGCCAGATAGTCTTCCGTGGAAAGCATCATTGAAGGCTAAGAACTACCTGACTGAGA aaaataGCGGCTCACGTATCGTTGGAGGACAGTATGCTCAGGAAGGACAGTTTCCCTACCAAGCAGCTCTCTTCATTGACAACCAAGAATTCTGTGGTGGTTCAATCATCTCATCAAATTGGATCCTAACAGCTGGACACTGCGGTTCTGG GGCTTACAGTTTCGTTATCATCCTTGGGTCCTTGTCCATCCAACAAGGAGATCCTTCACAAGTTGTTATGCAATCCAACCAAGGATACACTCATCCTTACTTCAGCATGCAGACCCTCCAATATGATGTCTCTCTCATCAGGGTACCTCAGCAAATCCCCATGTCAC CTACAATCAGCCCAATTTCTCTCTCAAGTTCCATCGTAGGAGCAGGTCAAATGGCAGTCGTGAGTGGATGGGGAAAAACTAGTGACA GTGGAAGTATCAGCCAAACTCTGAAGTACACCAACCTTCAGACAATTGACAACAATGACTGTGCTCAATATTATGGAGGCTTTCTGTATGATGGCAACATCTGCTGCTCTTCCAGCGAGGGAACCACTTGCCAG GGTGACAGTGGTGGTCCTCTTGTTATTGGTGGGTCGCAAATTGGTATTGTGTCATTTGGAGGCCAGAGCTGCTTGTCTACACCTCCAGCCTTCACAAGGATATCATATGTTATGGACTGGATTTCCCAAACGGCAAACAATTAA